The following proteins are co-located in the Xyrauchen texanus isolate HMW12.3.18 chromosome 41, RBS_HiC_50CHRs, whole genome shotgun sequence genome:
- the neurod6a gene encoding neurogenic differentiation factor 6-A, translated as MLTLPFEAPVIKDTQFGANFPRDCVGEMKVNKQEPFKNETLDDEDSEMGNNEDEREDGQDENGLHRRRGPRKKKMTKGRVDRVKLRRMEANTRERNRMHGLNNALDSLRKVVPCYSKTQKLSKIETLRLAKNYIWALSEILSTGKRPDFLTFVQTLCKGLSQPTTNLVAGCLQLNARNFITDQINGEASFSGRSPYDSMYTTYHSPGVVTPSGHGSSAVDAVKPFRPYNYCSSYEPFYESVSPECGSPQFEGPLSPPINFNGIFSLKHEDPIDYGKSCHYGTRYCAVPPRTTISQSARGASDLHFPYDIHLRGQFYPVQDELNTHFHN; from the coding sequence ATGCTGACTCTACCGTTTGAGGCTCCTGTCATAAAGGACACTCAATTTGGGGCAAACTTTCCACGGGACTGTGTGGGTGAAATGAAGGTCAATAAACAAGAGCCGTTTAAAAACGAGACGCTAGACGACGAGGATTCGGAGATGGGTAATAATGAGGATGAAAGGGAGGACGGGCAGGACGAGAACGGGTTGCATCGGAGGAGAGGGCCTCGGAAAAAGAAAATGACCAAAGGTCGTGTCGACAGGGTGAAGCTGAGGCGCATGGAGGCCAACACGCGGGAGAGGAACCGAATGCACGGACTGAATAACGCACTGGACAGCCTGCGCAAGGTGGTTCCCTGCTACTCCAAAACGCAGAAACTGTCGAAAATCGAGACCCTGCGGCTCGCCAAGAACTACATATGGGCGCTTTCGGAGATCCTGAGCACCGGGAAGAGGCCTGACTTCTTGACCTTCGTGCAGACCCTGTGCAAGGGGCTCTCCCAGCCCACCACCAACTTAGTAGCCGGATGTCTCCAGCTGAACGCGAGGAACTTCATCACGGATCAGATCAACGGCGAGGCGTCTTTCTCTGGCAGGTCACCGTACGACTCAATGTACACGACTTACCACAGCCCCGGTGTGGTGACGCCCTCTGGACACGGTAGTAGCGCTGTGGATGCCGTCAAACCCTTCAGGCCGTACAACTACTGCAGCTCATACGAGCCTTTCTACGAAAGCGTTTCGCCAGAATGCGGTAGCCCTCAATTCGAAGGCCCACTGAGTCCTCCTATTAACTTTAACGGGATATTTTCCCTCAAGCACGAGGACCCGATCGATTATGGCAAAAGCTGCCACTATGGCACGCGTTATTGCGCGGTGCCGCCGCGCACCACCATCAGCCAGAGCGCAAGAGGCGCCTCGGATCTCCATTTCCCCTATGACATTCACCTCCGCGGCCAGTTTTATCCGGTGCAGGATGAATTAAACACTCATTTTCATAATTAA